The sequence ACCGGAGACACCTGAGCGGGTCATCAACGCGGACCCGGACAGCTGGTACCACGGCGATCCCGAGCGCATGGGACACGAGAACTACGCAGAGTGGCGCGACGCTATCCGAGACCCCGACGTCGTCCGCGCCATGCTCGAGGATTATCGAGCGGGCCTGAGCATCGACCGCCGGCACGAGGAAGCCGACCGGGCAGCCGGAACCAAGGTCACCT is a genomic window of Mycobacteriales bacterium containing:
- a CDS encoding alpha/beta hydrolase, whose product is PETPERVINADPDSWYHGDPERMGHENYAEWRDAIRDPDVVRAMLEDYRAGLSIDRRHEEADRAAGTKVTCPALVVWSQRDDLEDLYGDPVGVWSAWADDVRGHGIDSSHHMAEEAPAALAAALASFFTDSPGKSL